A window from Suncus etruscus isolate mSunEtr1 chromosome 18, mSunEtr1.pri.cur, whole genome shotgun sequence encodes these proteins:
- the LOC125995765 gene encoding olfactory receptor 12D3 yields MENITIVHEFLLLGLTSIQKLQPFYFMVFLIIYLTNLIGNGVILMIVILEPKLHSPMYFFLGNLSCLDICYSSVTLPKVLFNLLSTHKTISFLGCITQLHFFHFLGSTEAILLAIMAFDRFVAICNPLRYTIIINPQMCILLAAIAWIISFFYALMHSTMTARLNFCHSTQLNHFFCDVKPLLELACGNTVLNQWLLSVVTGSISMGAFFLTLLSYFYIIGFLLVKNKSCRILQKALSTCASHFMVVCLFYGPVGFTYIRPASSTSMMQDRMVAIIYSAVTPVLNPLIYTLRNKDVMLALKKLLHRKLFKY; encoded by the coding sequence ATGGAGAACATCACCATAGTGCATGAATTTCTGTTACTTGGCCTGACCAGTATTCAGAAGCTTCAGCCATTCTATTTTATGGTTTTCTTAATTATTTACTTGACAAACCTGATTGGAAATGGTGTTATACTAATGATTGTTATTTTGGAACCTAAACTCCACTCTCCTATGTATTTTTTCTTGGGAAACCTTTCTTGCCTGGATATTTGCTACTCTTCAGTGACTCTGCCAAAAGTACTTTTTAACCTCCTATCTACTCATAAAACCATATCTTTTCTTGGCTGTATTACTCAGCTCCACTTTTTCCACTTTCTGGGGAGCACAGAAGCTATCTTATTGGCTATCATGGCCTTTGATCGTTTTGTTGCCATCTGCAACCCACTTCGCTATACCATCATCATAAATCCTCAAATGTGTATTCTCTTGGCAGCTATCGCCTGGATCATCAGCTTCTTTTATGCTTTGATGCATTCCACCATGACTGCACGATTGAACTTTTGCCATTCAACACAACTCAATCATTTCTTCTGCGATGTCAAACCACTCTTGGAATTGGCTTGTGGAAATACAGTACTCAATCAATGGCTTCTTTCTGTTGTCACAGGAAGTATATCCATGGGAGCTTTCTTTTTAACacttctttcctatttttatattattggcTTTCTTCTGGTTAAGAATAAGTCCTGCAGGATACTTCAGAAAGCTCTGTCCACTTGTGCTTCGCATTTTATGGTGGTGTGTCTGTTTTATGGGCCTGTGGGCTTCACATACATTCGCCCTGCCTCCTCCACCTCTATGATGCAGGATCGGATGGTAGCTATTATATACAGTGCAGTAACACCAGTCCTTAATCCATTGA